CACTAAGCAGGTGGATCAGAAAGATTCACTTAACACTGTGATGTTGGGAGGCTTGAGGAAAAGGAATCAAGCAAAACACACCAAGTTTTTCACAGATGTGGGTAAATCAATCTAGTTTGAAAATATACAGCCACTTTATATATACAACCCCCCACTACTTTGATTTAATCCCAAGGAGCTAGGAAAGCTACACTGATGATCAGTCCCACTAGCTGATCCATATGTAATTACAGACCTACTTTCTGCTTTTGTAGTCAATGTAGTCACTCCAGAAAAACCTGCCAACTAGTTGGATAGTTGGGCCTGACAAGCACTTTTCACGGAGAAGGTATGTTCTGCTAATGCAGATGGACCAGAAATCTCAGGTCAATGTTTTCTTGCTTCTAATGCAAAAATGTCATCTTAACTACAACTGAGCATCTGAGATCAATGAAAGCTGCATATATTAATCTCCACCCTATAGTATTATTGCTTTTATTCTAATTGGCATTACCCTTGCATGAAATGGCTCAAGTTAAGTGCCTAGGGCAGAAAGCTCTATAAATATTACTGGAGACCAAATTATTACACTGTCAACACATATGGTAAAGTGATTAACTGACTTCTCTCAGTTAAAGCAGTCATTAGCTAACACCACCATGTAGTGTAGTGGTAAGATACAGTATATCTGCAGCAGTGGTTTACAGTAGTGTTCAGACATACAGCATAACATAACAGTATATGATCAACAGAAACTCACTGCCAGTCTACTCactttctgcatttaaaaatcGGATTGCCAGAAGTTCAGGCTTGGGGCTTTCATCTGCAAAGTCAGCATGTGTGTTCCAAACCCATGCCCGGTCGCTCCCAGCATTAGGCCTCAGCTCCATTAAAGGTGTGACTGAAAAGAAAGCATTGTAAATGTACACAGTACAATTGTAAATGTTCTCCATACCAGCCTCCATAAATCTTATTAACAACTGACTGTGACGCTCACATAAAGCACTTTACACAGAATTACTTTTGGAGAAGACAATGGTGCCCATATATATTTTTCCTATGTCCTCAAATAAAATTACGCAAGATCGTTACTGTATAAAAGAATATTAGATTCTCTACTGTGAAGACAGAGTTTGATTCAATTCTTGTTTAAAGCAGATGACTGTGATACTAAGAGATGTCACCATTAAGCACAACTCTGAACAACAGTCAAATAGTTTAGAAAGAAAAGACACCCAGACAAacagctttgatttttcttttgcacACTGAAAATACTacgcactacaaaaaaaaaaaacttaaaaaaacattATTCCTACAATTACTCATCAAATCAGGTTCATTCCCCTCCCATCAGTTTAAAGCTCTATTACAAGGTATTGGACAATTCTGCAGTGCTGCAAGATGTGCACAGCATATTTTCAATCCGTTTGTTCCTTCCCAGTAAATGGAGGCCTTTCCCTCCAAGACACTGTAATTACTTCACCTGACTGATGGGAGAAGTTGGAATGTTATTTCTCACACTACTCTAAGACCTTCTACATTGCACACATGCAAAGTTCaagccaggttttttttttttcctcccaaacctCTGAGTCCTTTATTTAGTTCAGAACAAATCTGAAGAGCCTATtcacttgcatttttaaaatatagatatcatattacattttgtttcatttaatgtTTCAAAAAATGAAGAGAGTCCTTTTGTCTGCCTGTGAGTCAGCACAAATTCAATAAAGAAATCTACGCTGAAAACAGtttctctaggaaaaaaagcCTTCAACATGAGCACAATAAGTTTATCAATTCTGTTTTGCATATGTGCAAcagtttttttcctaaacaaaagGTTTATTCTTATTAGTTGGTGACTACACTGCTTTTGTATTTGCCATTTCATTTACTAAACAGGACCAACCTGTGCCCTCTGAGTAGTCTGACTTTCTGAAGAGATTTACCCTAAGAAAAGCATTATCGCTCCTGGCTTCAGATTTGTATTAAGCTACTTCAAACAAGTTATTTCAAGTTATTAAAACGTAGATAAACTCCATAGAATACTATATACTCTTTATATAAAAACCTGAGTATTGGCAAAGCAAGCAACAAATTATTATCAGATTAGTCTACTTGTTACTAGTTATATTGACTTTCAACTCTGTCTTGCCCTTTCACAGTGATTTTTATTCAAAGAGGATCAAAGGAACAAACCTCTCCTGCTTCATCAGCTCTCAATGCACATTCTTTTTGAATGACTTTGCTGAATATACCACGTTCATTTCAGTTTATATCACAAGCAGAGAAAGGCAGCCGCAGATTAGTTAAGTACCTCTGCATCCATTTTCTGTTGGTTATGCAATTGGTTCTACTAATTCAGACATTTAGCTCAAAGTAGTAAATTACAATTTAAATTGCTTATTTATCATTCTTTTATGAAAACAAGCCAGCATACATTAATTTCGTATGCTAAACAGTATTAAGGCCTACATTTTCTACACTCTATTAATCGCCCCCACATGCACACTGGCAGCAATCACAATGTCTGTCTATCCCAGCTAAATTTTAAGGTATCTTTAGAACACTATCAgagtctaaagaaaaaaaataactttaagATTCAGCCTCGCAGGCAATATCCAAAAACAACTGCAGATTCTTTCCATTAATAAAATAAGCACTCACGTTTTTGATGCTTGTAGCCTTGTGGGCAGAGGAACAACTATATTTGCAGTCTACCATGAATTTGATGCCTGTTTAAAGACATACAGCAATTCTCCAgctgctactaaaataccactGAGCTCTTGATCTACAATGTACAATTCTACAAGcttatttcttaaaaacaaaaataagaagtaTAGCAACGTATAACATACTATAATGGTTTGCACAGATTTTTAGGGTTTTATCCCTCCTCATGAGGAGGCGAATTGTTCCCTTCTCCTTGTGTTTCAGGAGTTTCACATCACCAGTTCCTCGTTCTTTCCATTCTGGAAGTTCATTCTCAGATGCAAACCGGAATAGCTTTGCTCGCCTTAAAGAAGAGAGAATTTAAGAAGTTAACCTGCATGTAGAAACATTTGTGAGAACAGCATACTCAATTCAACAGTGcagttgtttattttaaaagccaCATAAAGAAGTAAACAATTCCTTTTGTAAGGTTCCCTGTTCTGTTTCAGCATACAAATTTAGAAACTGATGTGATAAATTCGAATTTAGTAGCAATTAGGAATTATGTAATAGCTATACTAAAAATTCAACAGGTCCTGTACATACTTTTAGGGGATAATAAACATATTTGGTCTAGACAACCTTTTAATAAAGGTAGCTAATTAACAGGTTTTGCCATAGCTAGAGTTCTTATACATATTACGAATGCAACAGCTACATCTAATCTGCAGTATTTATTAATTCACGAAACAGAGCAGCTAGAGGCTAAGTAAATACTCTTGTGCAATCCCAAGCCCAGTGTTTGACCAACTATTAACAAAGTGCTTCATCCTCTAAAGCCACTCATTTCCTTTTCACTCTAAAAATGTAGCTGTGGCTATTCCTAAATCGGGAACAAAGAAAGCTTAGTGCTGCACTGCAGTGCAACATACCTGCTTCAGAACATCACTGTTTAATCTTCCAAGGTGCCAGTGTGCCAAAAGAGAAACAGGAGTAGTTTGGGACATTAGTCAAAACTGACCCAAGAGACAGTCTGAGTTCTGCTACTGAGGAGTTTAAGACATTGCTATAAGAAAGGAAGTATCAGCTCACACTACAGGATTGATGTAAAAACATTCTCTTCTATAAAAGAGCAATGCATAGGGACATGTAATAAGCCAGGTTCTTCAAGAGAGTGTGTCAGATGTTAGAGCAAGCTCCTCTAACAGATGCTCTGATGCAGACCAACTACATTGTCCAAAGCAAGTCCTTCCTTCTAAGTTAGCTGGCATTCAGTAGGTGATTCCTCCAAGTTTAGCTATCAGAGCAACTGACATTCAAAAAAAGGATTCCTTTCCTCCTTCATCCTTCTACAGGCAGAGCACTTGAACTTCCACTACTATCCCCTTCCCGCCCACATcgcctttttaaataaaataatttcttctttccaTCTGATACCGCCCATCACATGTGCCTCATGGTCAGAGATATCACCTCTCTACTTGTCAGAAACTGTCACTTCAGTTTTTATCAGAATGTGTAGAAGAACTGAAGTATCTCTTCCAGATGAATAATACCCTTCTACAATTAACTACACCTAGTATTTCTAAAATCTATTTAGAGCAAACACATTGCAGATCAAATTCAAAACACTTCTGAAGCCTTTAGCCTACATGTTTCTTCAGGCAGATCATACATCTTAGGCAAGCTATCCCAACTGTACAGTACGCTCTACCTAAAGATAAAACTATGCTTAAGACAACAGAAAAGTACTGCCAGAAATGCCCCAGTATTGTACTGCGTCTGTAGCTTTTATCAGTTCAGTATATTGTATAGTTTCAAACTTCTAATCATAATccaatttaatgttttcttttaggCTAAACAATACTAGAGCCACATCCATAATATCAGCTGCCTTCTATTGTTCCAGATTTCAGAGTTTCTTGGGGCATTATTATCATCAATCATCCTCCCACAGTCACCACAGTAAATACCAACCAATGCAGATGACCACTTCATACCGAGAGATTCCTAACAAGTTACCTAGCTTTTTATGAACACATTCAAGATTAACCCTAATAAACAGTTAGATAATATACAGAAATATTGTACTTACATCTTAAAGAGttcttcctcatcctcttccAGAGTTTTTATTTCTTGCTCAGGAAGTGAAACTATGGGCTCAAACTGAGGATCGTGGTTAGAATCATCTGCATTTTCAGTAGAAGTATCAAGCTCCTCATGTGTTtcctggagagaaaaaagaaaagaaaaggaaaaaataaatccacatAACATGCTATGCTATATACTTACCTGAAGTACTCATACCtatgtttaaaatgaaaagttATGGCTGTTCAGCAATTAGATTTTAGTAACTGAAATATCCTTTAAGAAAAATCATAGCTGAAAAGAAACGCCTTTCAAGTCAACACACAGCTatactgagaaaaaaattgtGGTCTTGCAGTGCTAGATATTTTAGTCTTGCCACTCTTAATGAATGTGCAGAAGCTTAGCCTTAGAGCAATAGCTCTTGGTTATGGAAAGATAATTTCTTTAACTATTTTTTCTATACAATGCGGTTTACGCTACTAAAGGACTGTCTCTTAGTGGCTAGTGACCTGTcattaacaggaaaaaagaaaataaccactCCACCAAAGCAAACACCTATCCCAGCTTAAAGGACACACTTAAGAACTGTTTTAGGCTGTGACTAGCAAATAAATGATAAACATCTATAATACTTCATATATACGCACTGATAAAAAGCATTCTCTAGAGAAGCCTAGAAGGAAGATTTGTCTGCAAGTTTGAGACCACAAACAGCCACCTCAAGCCAAGAgaattgatttgggtttttttgttgttggaatAGCAGAGAAAGCCTATGCatgtaaaaaaattaattttttttcactttacagATGAAAGAGTCCACTCTTACAGGCTCTATTTAGAATATATTTTACAGAGCAGATACGCACCACACATGCATAAAGCAAATGAAATGATGCAGTCTATTTTTTACtgaatagtttaaaaaaaccccacaaaaatacaAGAATAAAGGGCTGAGGGGGAATCAGGTaagaaaaactgcaaaataaattctGGTTATGTTAACAACATCACACCAGTTATCATTAGCTTTATGTCCCTAGTGTTCCAGTATGAAAGAAAAAAGGTGAGAAAGATATTAAGACACATCTGTTTtccagaaacaggaaaagaaacactgGCCAAACTTTCATACGTTGTCTCCTCCAGTAGTAAGTAGCACATCCCATATCGTAATTCATCGTCCGTTTTGTGCCTGACCAGTTAATTACAGAAACCATAAAAAACACATAATTCACAACAGCCTCACGTAAGAAAAAGCAGATCCCGCTATCACGATAAGATCCCGCCCTGCTGCGATATAAAGCACGTGGGGCTGCTCCTCTGGCCGGgccgcggggctgggggaggggagggaaaggaggagaagaaaggagggaaaCGGGCACAGGGTTCACTCCAAGGCGCCCGAGCCGCAGACGAAGCCGCAGCGCCCACGGGAGGCTCAGGGGTCCGTACTCTGGGAAATGGCCGGCGCaggccgggcggagcggggccgctTCGGCCTCCCATGCTGGGCGCCGCCAAGGGACAGGCCCCGGGGACACACGCGCCCGGGCCGCCGGAAACGGTCGCCCGGAACGAGGGGCCTCGCGCCCCCTGACAAGGCCCTCGGCTCGTCCTTCCCGGCCCCGGGCCTTGCTTGACCTCATGTCCCCCCGCCCGCCTAAACCCCTCAGCTACCGTGAGCCGCCCCCCACCCCGAGAGGCTCGCTGCCCCCCCGGCCCTCTGCAGCCGGCCGGGCCCCACCTGTTCCCGTTACTCTCCCGCCCCGATCCCTCTCCCCGGCCTGCGTTACCTCCTCTACTTCCCCCCGCTCGCCTCCCCCCTCAGCACCAGCTCTTCCCGCTGTGCACCCGGCCCCCCGGCTCGCAGCGCGCCCGCCGCCCTCACCTTGGTGTCCGCCATGGGGCCGGGCTCGCTGCGCTCCGCTcgctgcccgcccgccgcgcTTCCTGCCGCGCGCGCCCGCCCCTCCCGCCTTTACCTCATTCCCGcagcccgcgccgccgccgccgcaagGCCCGATGGGAAACACCCACTTTCCctcagccccgcgctcccgctCCGCCCCGGCGCGTCGCGGCTGCTAAGGCTGGGGTCGGGCCCGGAGCGAGCACCCGCCACCCCCGGCCGCACCGGCCTGCGGCCCCGGTCCCCATCCCGGCCGCGTCCTGCCCCCGGCGAGGCTTTTTCTGATGTCCCGTTCCTGATGCCCTTCCCATCAGCCCTCGCGGCCATGGCGGCGGCCACCGCGCGTCCCGACCCAAGATGGCGCCCGCGTGCGTGACGGAGGGCGGTAATATTTTTGTCGCTGTTATTATTACTTTTAAGCGTCGCAGCTGACCCCGTACGCGAAGAACGGGAGCACTGAGgtgcagacatttaaaaaaaaaccaaaacaacaaacgtTTCTTACCCCCCCCAGTTCTATTGCAACGGTGACGCCACAGCCCCGCCCCCAGGAGCACGGCACGAGGCAGCGCGGGGCGGAGGGGACGCGGGGACACGCGGGCCTGGCTGAGACTCGGGGGCCGGgcgacggggacacgggggccgGGCTGACCCAGGGACcgggcggggggacacggggacgcgcAGGCCGGGCTGACCCGGGGCCCGGGCGAAGCGGACGCTGGCGCCGCTGAGCGCGGCCGTGCCCGCGGGGCTGGCGGGCGCATGGCGGAGCCGAGCGGTCCAGGCGAGCCCGAGCCCGGCGCGCCTGCTGTGCCGGAGGCTGGAGATGGGGCCGGAGCGGAGGGCAAGGCCGGGGGTGACCCCGCGGAGGACCCCGACGTGTACAGATACATCAAGGGGGACTTGTTCACCTCCGAGATCTATAAAGTAGAAATACAAAACCTTCCCAAGTACATCGGATTTAACGATGTGAAAAAGTTCCTTGCCAAATACGGGCTCAACCCCCATAAGATCAAACTTTTCGGGAAGCAGACGTTCGCGTTCGTGACGttcaagagtgaggaggagagggacaaggccATGCGAGTCCTGCATGGGGTTCTGTGGAAGAGCCGGCACCTCAGCGTCAGGCTTGCCAAGCCCAAAGCTGACCCCATcgcaaagaaaaggaagaaagacgaGGAGACGGAGCAGGGAGAGGTGAAGCGACCGGCTCCTCACACGGCCAGCGGAGAGGAGCCCCTGAGCAAGCAGATAGCGGACGTGGTGACCCCGCTCTGGAACCTgccctatgaggagcagctggccCAGAAGAAGCAGGAATGTGAGCAAGTGCTGCAGAAGCTGACAAAGTAATTCCTGTTTGTAAAGCTACTGTAATGTTTATAGGACTTGACCTTATGATAGGTTATAGCTAAATCTGCACAAATTGGTGTCTCTAAAGTAAATTAGAACTGAGTCAAAACCCAGATCCCCTGGCAAAGTAAAGAAAACATAATCTGGGATGCTGGGACCTAAAAACTGTTCTGCTGACAAAACTTGCTATTGCTATTCTTGGTCAGCCTTGAAAGGTTGCTAGATGAAGGGGTATTGGTTTAAGGTCTGTTGTTCCATAGGCCTAAGCAGAAGGATGTTTGTGTCCTTATAAAAAGTGGCAACGTCAAATGGTGTAAGAGGTAATCAGTCTATAGAGATGGTAAATTGCTATTaggattttctctttaaaaatcctCTCAATTTTTTATATCTGGTCTTTGTAGAACAAAATATCACTGCTCTCTCTTGCCTTACTTATGTAGATAAAATTGGTGTTCCTTTCATGCACAGGTACATTGGTAAATCTAATACAGACCTCTATAGCTACAGTTAACTCTTATTTTTCAGATAACAGCTCTTACAAAGTTGGAGGGGGGGTTGCCTGTTAAAAATCCCTCTGGAAGAAATAATCTTGATCTGATCTGATACTTCGTTATGCCCtgtacaaaaaaaccaaaatgtcttGTGTAACTGTTAACCTCAGTTTTTCTGAATGCCTACTTTAcaatttttatttctgctttgggcagggaaATAGGAAATAACAACAGACCTTTATTACCTTGGTTGTTCCTGCAGAAGCAGAAGTATAATAAATTGTGTTGCCCAGTAGAGGGAGTGAAAGCGTCACCATTACAGGTAAAGTAACCCCAGGTAAAGTGTGGAATGGAGTTAATGAGCTCAGGGTTCAATTAGTTGGTCTTAAGAGGCAGTGGGCAAACTGAGTATTTGACTTATTGTTGTAATGAATGATGAATTTCAGACGTTGTCTTTCATTTAAATACTGTGTGTAAGTATTTACAGAAAGCAGAAGAACAGTTACAACTAACTGGATGTTGTAGCTTTGAATTAATATGCTGTCCGTACAAGCTTGTCTTGCAGGCTAATACAGACATTCTTCAACAGAGAGAATATTTTGCTCTTTAAATAAAAACACTTACTAGTACTTTTAATTGTTAGTTCTCATACGTCAAAATCTGTCAATATCTTCCATATGAACTGAATGTCCTGTGTACCTTTGCAAATACGTTTAACCATATGAGGGTTGTTTCAGGAGAAACTTGGCATGTACAAAAAAGTGCTGTGTAAATATCTTACATAACTTTATTTTAAATCTAGACTGAATATCGCAACAAATGTGAGTTCTTGATTGGGATTGGTGTAAATCAAGAAGACAAAACTGTGGGTTGTCGTCTTGGCAAATATAAGGGTGGTACATGTGCTGTAGTGGAGCCATTTGATACTATTCACATTCCTGCTATTGCCAAAAAGGTAGTAAAAGCTTTCCAAGACTACATAAGGTGAGCATAAGTAAAATGAGTTCTCTATAAAGGTTTTGATATCTTACTCAAAAATATTTATAGAATTAAATATTATTGAAAGCTTAGTGTTTGTTCTGAGCTTTAAGATCTAAGATATTGCAGTCTCAATTTCCAGCAATTCTTCGATGTTTACATCTTGTGCCTGGATCACTGGGTATTTTGCTCTTGCTCAGCTGTTGTGAGATGAACACGGCTTCATTGCGAGCAATGAGATGTATAAGTCTACAATTAGAAGTGtctgttattgtagagctgcttctgcaAATTGCAAAGAAATACTcagaaaaaagcttttaaaaagaggAATTTGAATAACAAAGGTCAATTGCTTCCTTGGATGAAGACAAGAATCGTTCTACAACAAGGAATAAAACAAAAGTAGTAAATTCGAGCAACAatactttttagaaaaaaagagtGGTTTCTTAAAAAAATGGAAACCTCAGAAGAATAATGAAGATGGAAAGTTTGAACTTGGTATGGAGCACAGGATCCAATTAAGTCATTGTAGAAAGTGTGTGGGGAAGCTGCCTATATCCTGTTGATAATTTTGGATGGGTTAAAATGGGTAAGAGGATGGTGAGAAGTAGGGACAGATTATTTTGCACTAGGAGATGCGATCtgtgcatcagtctcttttttcttaattcagaTGTGCAAGTCATTATTTTCTTGACAGATCAATATCGCCTCTGTACTTAACATTTTTCATCACTTTGCACAATGAACTTCTTTTGTTTCAATAAACTATTGAATGTTATGTAATAAAAATCGTTCTGTGTTAAATAACTGAGCTTCTGGAAATTGCAGGTCAACTCCTTACTCAGTTTACAGCCCAGAAACCTACGAAGGTCACTGGAAGCAGCTCACAGTCCGGACCAGCAGGAAGGGCCACGTTATGGCAATTGTTTATTTTAATCCTCAGGTATTTAAGTTGATTTATAATGTGCAGCTCAGACACATACCTTTAAAATTATATACATTTGATTTTATGATCAGTGCATGCAAAAGAGAAGTAGAATAATTACTTGGTGTTTACGTGATACATGCAAATGAGCAATTAATATGCTTACAGAAGGCATACAGTAAATCATATCTTTGAGTCACTAAGATGATTATACTCCCTTTTTTCAAATGAAACCTTTAGAAATTAAGTAAAGAAGAGCTAGCTGACCTGAAAATCTCTCTAGCAAAATACTTCACAGAAGGGATGGGGAAGAGCAGCGGCGTCACGTCTCTGTACTTTGTGGAGGAAGGACAAAGGTGAGGGACTTGACTTCGCTGTGGTGGTGGCACTTCCACACCGTCATTGTGTCTATCTCATAAAGGCAGAGGCAGCCTTACTCATTTGTTGAAGTTATTTACCTTTTTCACAAGAGACTCCTGAAATTTCCTGTTCTCCTGTAGTGTTCACTGGATAAAGACGGGGGATTTTCAGTGGGTGAACCCACTCACTACTAGTTGCCTGTCAGGCTGTAGAAGTGTTTACTGCAGGAGATAGATATTTAGTATTATCAAAAAGTGACTTCTGCCTCCTTTCTTCCctattttatgtgatttttttagtCTCCCCGTCCTCTGCCACAGGGCACAAGGCTCACACTGTCCCCATCTAGAGACAGTGTAGGTCCCACTGCTGACAGCAATTAAAAGTGGCCAAGAAGATGGTCTCTAAAAGGATATGATAAATGTTGGCCCACTATTAAAATGATTACTGCTTAGTATGTAGTACTACAGTTTTTAAGATGACTACTGCTTTGGTAAAAatggtaactttttttttgggtttcttttcctttttattccgTGTGCCCATGCCTTGCCCTCCCTGCGCCCCCCAGGAAATCCCCCAATCTAGAAGACCTGCCCTTGGAGCACGTGGCTGGTGACAAGTACATATATGAAGAACTTCTTGGCCTAAAATTTAGAATTTCTCCTCATGCATTTTTTCAGGTAAGGATGACACGAAGTTGCTAATTTAACTGGATTTGCATTAATACCCTTAAGGTTGGATAATACTGTGTAACAAGATATTATATACCTAGAGATTTAATCTTCTATGTATTTACTGTGATTTGAGTATTATCTTTGGCTGTAAAAACAGTGAACGAGTGTAAAGTTGCCAAGGGCATGTTGAAGacaactttatttctttttactggTTCAATATCATTTGCCCCTCGTTGAACAGCAGCCTTTATGTATACACAATATGGAATTTTTAGTTCAGGAATCTTTGTAGTACtaatttttgcttgtttttccaaaatttatttcttcccttccaACACTTTAAAGCCTGAGCAAGCATTTTgcataattattttatttgttgtCTCCTCTAGCTTCCAAACTGTAGAACAAATCATGTTTTCACTAGAACATAGATAATAAAACATTATTTGTCAGAGAGAATTGAGTGAGACTTTGTCTTAACATGTGCTGGTATAGGTCACGTATATGCGACTTTAACTTATATGTGGAGTTGACTTGTTTCTTGGaaacaataaaacatttttccCAAGACTCATTAAAACACATTTAATATTTATGGAGAAATAGACCTATTTGACACATCATTTCCCAGGTGAACACACAAGCTGCCGAAGTTCTGTACACGGCCATTGGGGAGTGGGCGCAGCTGAGCCCCGAGAGCACCGTGCTCGACATCTGCTGCGGTACAGGAACTATCGGGATTTCTTTGGCAAAGGTAACTTCTCTTCCTGGATGTAATCTACTTTTAACAGATCCAGATCCTTAGTTGTGTTTACAATGAAAGAAAATACTTGGTGTACTTGAAATTAAACACAttatatcttatttttttaaacttaatgcTCATTAAACTGCCCACAGCTGTTTTACCAAATAATTGTGAAAGCTCACCCTTGTGTTGGGAAGCCTGAACTATTTTGAAACTAATTCAGTGCAAAGAGGCAGTAGTTCTACAGGAGAGACAAAATTTACTAGTATCTATCCACTCATATTTCTTGCCTAATTTTTAGAGCGGAGCTTGCTGCAGCATGTAAGGAAGTCTGGCCCCCCTCAAAAGGAAGTCGCCAGCCTAACTGGAGTTTGTC
This DNA window, taken from Patagioenas fasciata isolate bPatFas1 chromosome 17, bPatFas1.hap1, whole genome shotgun sequence, encodes the following:
- the TRMT2A gene encoding tRNA (uracil-5-)-methyltransferase homolog A isoform X2, which gives rise to MAEPSGPGEPEPGAPAVPEAGDGAGAEGKAGGDPAEDPDVYRYIKGDLFTSEIYKVEIQNLPKYIGFNDVKKFLAKYGLNPHKIKLFGKQTFAFVTFKSEEERDKAMRVLHGVLWKSRHLSVRLAKPKADPIAKKRKKDEETEQGEVKRPAPHTASGEEPLSKQIADVVTPLWNLPYEEQLAQKKQECEQVLQKLTKEIGNNNRPLLPWLFLQKQKYNKLCCPVEGVKASPLQTEYRNKCEFLIGIGVNQEDKTVGCRLGKYKGGTCAVVEPFDTIHIPAIAKKVVKAFQDYIRSTPYSVYSPETYEGHWKQLTVRTSRKGHVMAIVYFNPQKLSKEELADLKISLAKYFTEGMGKSSGVTSLYFVEEGQRKSPNLEDLPLEHVAGDKYIYEELLGLKFRISPHAFFQVNTQAAEVLYTAIGEWAQLSPESTVLDICCGTGTIGISLAKKVKKVIGIELCQEAVQDAKVNAQINELNNIEFHCGKAEDIVPSLINVLAPQNPITIVDPPRAGLHSKVILAIRRAEHLKKLIYVSCNPRAAMNNFVDSSSPFFPIKSLPSPFQQSQGSLVPSRQSAGRGSVPSDPALRVTDPL
- the TRMT2A gene encoding tRNA (uracil-5-)-methyltransferase homolog A isoform X1, which encodes MAEPSGPGEPEPGAPAVPEAGDGAGAEGKAGGDPAEDPDVYRYIKGDLFTSEIYKVEIQNLPKYIGFNDVKKFLAKYGLNPHKIKLFGKQTFAFVTFKSEEERDKAMRVLHGVLWKSRHLSVRLAKPKADPIAKKRKKDEETEQGEVKRPAPHTASGEEPLSKQIADVVTPLWNLPYEEQLAQKKQECEQVLQKLTKEIGNNNRPLLPWLFLQKQKYNKLCCPVEGVKASPLQTEYRNKCEFLIGIGVNQEDKTVGCRLGKYKGGTCAVVEPFDTIHIPAIAKKVVKAFQDYIRSTPYSVYSPETYEGHWKQLTVRTSRKGHVMAIVYFNPQKLSKEELADLKISLAKYFTEGMGKSSGVTSLYFVEEGQRKSPNLEDLPLEHVAGDKYIYEELLGLKFRISPHAFFQVNTQAAEVLYTAIGEWAQLSPESTVLDICCGTGTIGISLAKKVKKVIGIELCQEAVQDAKVNAQINELNNIEFHCGKAEDIVPSLINVLAPQNPITIVDPPRAGLHSKVILAIRRAEHLKKLIYVSCNPRAAMNNFVDLCRAPSNRVKGASFRPVKALAVDLFPQTRHCELLILFERVDCANGSCAGATPDAAHVTTAGPDCECSDGTSPPTAPSRADPAPNGGEYT
- the RANBP1 gene encoding ran-specific GTPase-activating protein; translated protein: MADTKETHEELDTSTENADDSNHDPQFEPIVSLPEQEIKTLEEDEEELFKMRAKLFRFASENELPEWKERGTGDVKLLKHKEKGTIRLLMRRDKTLKICANHYITPLMELRPNAGSDRAWVWNTHADFADESPKPELLAIRFLNAENAQKFKAKFEECRNEVDKRAKKAGTDKNDSADKVAEKLEELSVKEESKESEKKETKEKNEEKQ